From a single Cydia amplana chromosome 22, ilCydAmpl1.1, whole genome shotgun sequence genomic region:
- the LOC134658479 gene encoding uncharacterized protein LOC134658479 translates to MTGRDAFNRSSRTLRSPPPERRPAMETAQGTPVAVAPAEGPEIVSTAEIQNWISEIERRLNEICTISNEGKLNSDQKIRINTLSKSVLGGISQMAVQYQAVKQNFLLCQAQVNTLSQQKNISTQLHEIKQRLEAKTTTEAKQSFADMVRTGKSSAVVPTNTSSIAIYPADKEKSSEDTKHLIQNLIKPEALKLHVRGMRKTKNGGIIISTDRKDDLEKLKASQQLQQSGLKVEDTTKRRPKIIILGVPTNMTEKEVFDCIFEQNFVDLQPSLSRDIFMSSVKLSHKSGKNDLSTCNYILECTAEIRRMLIQQQRVFINWTSCPVRDFTLLTRCYFCHLYGHSAKYCRDTAPTCGHCGSSGHSIKECTKQGDPPKCATCQRFKKPCNHKTGDEQCPAMKFAQIRYLNSINYEGD, encoded by the coding sequence ATGACTGGTAGAGACGCATTTAATAGAAGTTCACGAACTCTGCGAAGCCCTCCTCCAGAAAGAAGACCGGCTATGGAAACTGCCCAAGGAACCCCGGTAGCCGTAGCACCAGCCGAAGGACCCGAAATTGTATCAACTGCCGAAATCCAGAATTGGATATCCGAAATTGAAAGGCGCcttaatgaaatttgcaccatTTCAAATGAGGGCAAGTTAAATTCAGACCAAAAAATTAGAATAAACACGCTTAGTAAAAGCGTTTTGGGCGGAATCTCTCAAATGGCTGTTCAGTATCAAGCGGTCAAACAGAATTTCTTACTTTGCCAAGCTCAAGTGAATACCCTGTCCCAGCAAAAAAACATTAGCACCCAACTTCATGAAATCAAGCAGCGCCTGGAAGCTAAAACAACAACCGAAGCAAAACAATCCTTCGCCGATATGGTCAGGACCGGGAAAAGTTCAGCTGTGGTGCCCACCAATACTAGCAGCATCGCTATTTACCCTGCAGATAAAGAAAAATCTAGTGAGGATACCAAACACCTGATCCAAAACTTAATCAAGCCAGAGGCCCTAAAACTTCACGTTCGCGGTATGAGGAAGACAAAGAATGGTGGTATCATAATCAGCACTGATAGAAAGGATGACCTCGAAAAGCTTAAAGCATCTCAGCAGCTTCAGCAATCGGGACTTAAAGTGGAAGACACGACCAAAAGGAGACCGAAGATAATCATACTAGGAGTCCCGACAAATATGACCGAAAAAGAGGTATTCGATTGTATTTTCGAACAAAACTTTGTGGACCTTCAACCGAGTCTCTCCAGGGACATATTTATGAGCTCAGTGAAACTTAGTCATAAATCAGGAAAAAATGACTTATCCACCTGCAACTACATTCTAGAATGCACAGCCGAAATACGACGAATGCTTATACAACAACAACGCGTTTTTATTAATTGGACATCTTGCCCAGTACGAGACTTTACTCTCTTGACCAGGTGTTATTTTTGCCATTTATACGGCCATTCGGCTAAATATTGCAGAGATACAGCACCTACGTGTGGACATTGTGGGTCATCAGGACACAGTATAAAAGAGTGCACAAAACAAGGCGATCCTCCCAAATGCGCTACATGTCAACGCTTTAAGAAGCCGTGCAATCATAAAACCGGAGACGAGCAGTGTCCAGCGATGAAATTTGCGCAAATTAGATATTTAAATTCCATAAACTATGAAGGCGACTAG
- the LOC134658345 gene encoding zinc finger protein OZF-like, with protein sequence MSDICRLCLSFSSDNMRPLTDCDGIVYNSISFKIHIPLNNVFPNHICGVCVNKMTDFNNFCLQVQKNEENLLKELNKGKYALDKFYEQLKNKIKQENTLIHENQEAIDSVKENEVKIKTEVINSDCDTDFDPEDDVPLLKTRDSNIGHTDTNVTKTEIEIKETNVSPRIFSFKCLTCFEIFISQNKLLNHYNSVHKVKAETKGNQYTQIDSDEKIYKCNKCDKTYDNVRSVNKHAKTHCDENFHCKLCGRTYKTVSEIIRHGRAHNGMKMSCSLGCGFATVYSGALKSHERRHKEEFKFKCETCGKSFQVKTWYEQHQNIHTGAKPYTCDICGTAFHMDRYLKAHCSAVHPEASSKKRYVCVHCSKPCGTMKALTRHLKEHGITYSVLCDLCGKTLSSSEQLAIHKRLHTGVKPYSCSICHKAFARRSNLKLHHITHSGERAHACTACGKRYSQRSTLHRHVHRHHSSEKKCPKCDATFTTHTELEAHQKICS encoded by the exons ATGTCCGACATTTGCAGACTCTGTTTATCGTTTTCTAGTGATAATATGCGGCCATTAACCGATTGTGATGGTATCGTGTATAACAGCATAAGTTTTAAGATCCAT ATTCCCTTAAACAATGTATTTCCAAATCATATATGCGGCGTATGTGTTAATAAGATGACCGATTTTAATAATTTCTGCTTGCAAGTACAAAAAAACGAGGAAAATCTGCTCAAAGAACTGAACAAAGGAAAATACGCTTTAGACAAATTTTACgaacaattaaaaaataaaatcaaacaagAAAACACACTGATACATGAAAATCAAGAAGCCATTGACAGTGTAAAAgaaaatgaagtaaaaattAAGACTGAAGTTATTAATTCCGACTGTGATACTGATTTTGATCCCGAAGATGATGTACCACTTTTGAAAACAAGAGATAGTAATATTGGACACACAGACACAAatgttactaaaactgaaatAGAGATTAAAGAGACAAATGTTTCTCCaagaatttttagttttaaatgtcttacatgttttgaaatatttattagtcaaaataaattgttaaatcaTTACAACAGTGTACATAAAGTCAAAGCGGAAACTAAAGGAAATCAGTATACACAAATTGATAGTGatgaaaaaatatacaaatgtaATAAATGTGACAAAACCTATGATAATGTAAGATCGGTAAATAAACATGCTAAAACACATTGTGACGAAAATTTCCATTGTAAACTTTGCG GAAGGACATATAAAACTGTGTCAGAAATCATAAGACATGGCAGAGCTCACAATGGTATGAAAATGTCTTGCTCATTGGGATGTGGCTTTGCTACAGTGTACTCCGGAGCCCTGAAGAGTCATGAGCGAAGGCACAAGGAGGAATTTAAG TTCAAATGTGAGACCTGTGGAAAGAGCTTCCAAGTGAAGACCTGGTATGAACAGCATCAGAACATACACACTGGGGCTAAACCATACACCTGCGATATATGCGGAACGGCGTTTCATATGGACAG GTACCTGAAGGCTCATTGCAGTGCCGTGCACCCTGAAGCGTCCTCAAAGAAACGTTACGTGTGCGTACACTGCTCCAAGCCTTGCGGGACTATGAAGGCACTTACGAGGCATTTGAAG GAGCATGGTATAACATACAGTGTACTGTGCGATCTGTGTGGTAAAACATTATCCAGCTCAGAGCAACTCGCGATCCACAAGAGGCTACACACAGGCGTGAAACCATATTCCTGCAG CATATGCCACAAAGCTTTCGCAAGACGCTCAAATCTAAAACTACACCACATCACGCACAGCGGGGAACGCGCGCACGCTTGTACAGCGTGCGGCAAGCGCTACAGCCAGCGTAGCACGCTGCACAGACACGTGCACAG